The stretch of DNA AGGTAAAGGAATATTTAGAGTCACCTCTGAAGGGCTGGAAGTCACTTTTGACTTTGAGGATGAGAATTCTGGTCCTCATGATGGCAAGGCAGCACACTTTCACTTTCTCCATAGTTTAAAGCATAAATGGAGGAGATCAGAAATCATAAAATGCCTGGGGGTCAGGACAGAACCCTGACTGGCATCCCAGTTAGCATACAGCCTCACCTGTGACCTGTGCCAAGTTATACAACCACACCCTCGTGAGGGCTTATTGTTCATTGTAGGATCAGAACCTACGCATTATCGACTTTGCAAAGTTTCTGTGAGGCTCAAGGGAGACTCCATAGAAGAATGGGAGATCCCACCTGAGCCCTGAGCTTAACTCCTCACAATGGATCCCTTCTGTTTTACAGACTCCCTTCCTTCCAAATGGGCTCATCCTTTTACCGAGTTCTCCTATTGGTTGGTTTCTGTGCTCCAATGTTCTGCATGTCATCATCCAATCCCTACAACCGTGAgtccccccaccctccctccaTGAAGAGCAACCCAGCCTCCCAGGTGTCTCCTAGCAACACCAAGTTCGCCTTCCTCCTGTACCAGAGGCTGGCTCAGGAAAGCCCAGGTCAGAATATCctcttttctcctgtgagtatctCCACTTCCCTGGCCATGCTATCCCTGGGGGCCCGCTCAGCCACCAAGACACAGATCCTCCGGAGTCTTGGCTTCAACCTCACGATCATGCGGGAGCCCACCATCCACCTGGGCTTCGAGCACCTGGTCCGCTCGCTGAACGAGTGCCACAAAGGCCGGGAATTGCGGATGGGCAGTGTCCTCTTCATCAAGAAGGAGCTGCAGCTGCAGGCCAAGTTTCTGGACAGAGTCAAGAAGCTTTATGGGACAAAAGTCTTTTCTGAAGACTTCTCAAATGCTGTCGCTGCCCAGGCCCAGATCAACAGTTATGTGGAGAGGGAGACCAAAGGCAAGGTGGTCGGTGTAATCCAAGACCTTGACTCTCAGACAGCCATGGTGCTGGTGAACCACATCTTCTTTAAAGGTGAGGCCgatttactcttttctttttcttcatttcttttttcctttccttccctttttatgGACTTGGACgtacgtttgtttgtttgtttgtttgtttgtttgtttgtttgttgagttgGGTCTTATGCATTTCAAGATGGCCTCCATCaagctatgtagctgaggatgaccttgagcttctgattctcctgcctccatctccttagagctgggattataagtgtctTTACCAAACCCCATTGATGCagtaggaactgaacccagggctttgtgccaCACACCTCTACCACCAACAGAGACACGACCCCAGCCCACCCCTGATATacacttcttttccttttggtgtTGTGTAGTCAAGGAAACACGTGTGTACAACAAGGTCTAGACAGCAAGGTGTGTCTGAGTCTTCATCAGCTTTGCAGGTAGCTACCTGtgcattctgtcttctgttccctctctctAGCTGCCATTCATTCATTAACATGGGGCCTCGTTTATGTCTGTGTTAGCATGAAATAAGAGGCTGTCCTAAAGAAGCTGTGCTCAGCAACGAGGGCCCCAAAACGTCCTCTGGAACTGTTGAGGGAAAAAGAGCTTGTGTTTTGGCACCAACGACAGTCATAGTACTCCCTGGACACCTCATAGCAGTGACACACTGGTCCCTGTCTGGGGCCAGTTTAAAAACCCAGTGGTGAGAAGAGTTTCAAAGGTTTGGACGTGAAGACAAGCTGGTCTGTCACTCTAGAGCGTCATTGCTTACCAAGCCACTGTCATGAATGACACTGCCCTGAAGCTGAGTGAGCATCAGTTCTGAAGGCACATGACCCTGGGTCTGggttctccctctgtccctctcttgtTCCACAGTCCTAAGTGTGATTCTGAAAAATATCTGCCGAGGGCTAAGTGCCCACTCTGtaccagtctctgcctcttggcTGGGCGATCACTAAGCACACACAGCCTCACAGGACCATGGCTCAAGTTGAGTGCCTGGGCTTCAGAgctgtgtgtgccactgtgccatggtcccttcctttcccccatcCTCTCATTTACCCAACCTCCATTTCCTATTAAGCAATTCAGTCCAGCCATTTGTCTAGCCATCCACCCACGCATCCCCCAAACACAAAaagagggcaaaaaaaaaaaacaaaaaaaaccctagccTGCTTTCCTTCATTGGTGTGATTCCTTCATTTACTATATATTATCTTATTTGATCTGTTTCTAATGAAAGGTCATGTGCACAGTATATGGCCATTTTAAAGTGTCTAAGTCAGGGATTCAGTTGCTGGCATCTTCACCAAGGCTGTGCTGCACTGGAAATATAGACAAGCTGGTGACTGTTACTCATGTCTGTCTAGAGCAGAAGTTCTTAACCTCTGGGTCACTACCTCTTTGGGGGGGGCCAAACGACCCTTTCACGGGAGTTGCGTTTTACATATCCTGTGCATCAGATATCTACACTAcacttcataacagtagcaaaattgtagttatgaaggagcagtgaaataattttatggtcagggaTCACCACAACTGAAGAATGGCATTACAGGGtagcagaattaggaaggttgagaaccactgggctaacCCTTTGCTGTTTACGAGGACAGTGTGTTGAAGGACACTGTTCTGAAGTCGACCGGGCATCCACTTTGAAGACAGATTTCAGTGGCTTTCTGTAATTTCCATAGCTCATTTTCCTCCTCAGAAGGAAGATCCCGTCTCCTCAAGAAAATGAGCTGCCTCCCCCAACTCCTGCTCTTCCCCACTGGAGACCAGTAATCTACTCTGTGCCTCTGCAACCTGCCTATTTTAGACACCTCACATGTCTAAATGACATTTGAAATAGGACTCCAGGCCACGACACCCCCAGCTTTTGTGTGTAGCTGAggttcatccacactgtctaacATTTAACAGAAGTCAGTCTTTTTCTAGCCAGTTTCTCTTCCCTGTACTTTCCCTTTCTTTACTATTCTTTGTTCTCTTGGTTGACTGCTAGTTTGACACTGTGAACAGAAGCCGGACATTGCTCCTGCAAGGCTTGGATCCAAACACGTGAGCTAGCTCCCAGCTCTCACTCATAATAGCTGAAAAAATACTGTCATCTGGACTGGCAGCGTTGTCCTGTGTGTCAGATGCTGGGTACGCAGGCAGATCCTATTTCAGGCTACTGTGAATACCTTACTGTGACATTAGTGAACACTCACTCTGTGTGGTGCTGTTTTGAGCCTTTCAAGTGTGCATCCAGGAGAGAGTCCACTTGGTCGTATGGTAGTTCCATTCTCAACTTTAAGAAGCTGGGAACTGTGTCTGCAGAGCCTACACTAACAGTTTCTCAGGGATCCGGTCTTTTTCATAGCCTTGCTactctttgctctcttttctaaattttagtttatttatttagtatgtgcgtgtgcataagtgcacatacatgcacctcACTCGGTGTCTACAAtaagtgcacatacatgcatctcAGTCGGTGTCTCCAAAGAGCCATCTTTTCTGTTGAAATATTTTTCGAGTTTGCATTTTCCCAGCTttcaattcatttttctttcattctcactTTGCTTTCCTAGGGTTGACCTGGGGAATGCAATTGGCATGTAATTATAATGTAGTCTGTGTTTATAACAATCACCATTCCAACagttataaacattttttttctcagtgcttATTTTTCCTCCATCCCTTTGATGTCATCTTAAATCCTACTGCTACACATGTGTGCCCACCAATATAGATTTATTATGatcaatttactttgttttaaaaggaatttgttttatgttatgtgaataaGTGTCTCTGCATGTGTGCGCACCATATGTGTGTCGTGCCTGCGGAAGACAGAAGGGGGTGcaagatcccccagaactggagttatattcAGTcgtgagctgtcatgtaggtgctgaaaatggaacctgagtcctttgcaagagcaatcagtgttctcaacagctgagccatctctccagcctggtcaTCACTTTATGAGCTGCCTTTCTAGAGAGGACAACATAACAGGAAAACCTATGTCTCCTGtttgtc from Arvicanthis niloticus isolate mArvNil1 chromosome 23, mArvNil1.pat.X, whole genome shotgun sequence encodes:
- the Serpina9 gene encoding serpin A9 isoform X2 — protein: MGSSFYRVLLLVGFCAPMFCMSSSNPYNRESPHPPSMKSNPASQVSPSNTKFAFLLYQRLAQESPGQNILFSPVSISTSLAMLSLGARSATKTQILRSLGFNLTIMREPTIHLGFEHLVRSLNECHKGRELRMGSVLFIKKELQLQAKFLDRVKKLYGTKVFSEDFSNAVAAQAQINSYVERETKGKVVGVIQDLDSQTAMVLVNHIFFKANWTQPFSAANTNKSFPFLLSKGTTVHVPMMHQTELFAFGVDRELGCSVLQMDYRGDAVAFFVLPGKGKMRQLEKSLSAGRLRKWSRSLQKRWIKVFIPKISISASYNLETILPQMGIRDAFNSNADFSGITKTHFLQVSKAAHKAVLDVSEEGTEAAATTTTKLIVRSRDTPSSIIAFNQPFLILLIDKITESILFLGKVENPRKM